From one Rhineura floridana isolate rRhiFlo1 chromosome 4, rRhiFlo1.hap2, whole genome shotgun sequence genomic stretch:
- the LOC133384554 gene encoding beta-defensin 13-like, which translates to MRVLFLLWVLLLFLYQSAPATGDLYDSLQCYNNRGHCRRLCFYNEGQIGTCTNRRQRCCK; encoded by the exons ATGAGGGTCCTTTTCCTCCTCTGggtccttctcctcttcctctaccAGTCTGCTCCAG CGACCGGGGACCTCTACGACAGCCTTCAATGCTACAACAACCGGGGACACTGCCGAAGACTTTGCTTCTACAACGAAGGGCAGATTGGCACCTGCACCAACAGAAGGCAGCGGTGCTGTAAGTGA